The Pirellulales bacterium genome has a window encoding:
- the guaB gene encoding IMP dehydrogenase, translating to MASAKLLGQAFTFDDVLLVPRFSEIVPAEVEVATQLTRQIRLNIPVLSSPMDTVTESDMAIALAQEGGLGVIHKNMSIEHQTEEVDKVKRSANGIIFDPVTLPPTATVARAREVMGQFNISGVPIVGPNKRLQGIITRRDLRFLESSGTPVSEIMTREKLVTAQGTVTLEEAEKILMANKVEKLLLVDEDYTLTGLITIKDIDMQKRFPAACKDRQGRLRVGAAIGVQDYDRAESLITKAVDVLVVDSAHGHSTNVIETVRTIKRRWDIDVVAGNVATREGCADLIRAGADAVKVGIGPGSICTTRVISGVGVPQITAIMEAASAAIEARVPIIADGGIRYSGDITKAIAAGASVVMIGGLFAGVSESPGQQILFQGRTFKVYRGMGSLGAMVKGSSERYRQGGDRAPSKLVPEGVEGRVPFKGPLSSFVYQLVGGLKAGMGYLGTRNIEQLRAEAKFIQVSHASVRESHPHDIAITQEAPNYSAEYKDELD from the coding sequence ATCGTTCCCGCCGAAGTCGAAGTCGCCACCCAGTTGACGCGGCAAATCCGGCTGAACATTCCGGTGCTCAGCTCGCCGATGGACACTGTCACCGAAAGCGACATGGCCATTGCGTTGGCTCAAGAGGGTGGGCTTGGCGTGATCCACAAGAACATGTCGATCGAGCATCAAACCGAAGAGGTGGACAAGGTCAAGCGGAGCGCCAACGGCATTATTTTCGATCCCGTAACGCTACCACCGACAGCAACGGTAGCACGCGCCCGAGAGGTGATGGGTCAGTTTAACATCTCCGGCGTTCCGATCGTCGGTCCCAACAAGCGGTTGCAGGGGATCATCACACGCCGCGACCTTCGCTTCCTCGAATCCAGCGGCACCCCCGTCTCCGAGATCATGACCCGCGAGAAACTGGTGACGGCCCAGGGGACTGTAACGCTTGAGGAGGCTGAGAAGATTTTAATGGCAAATAAGGTCGAGAAACTCTTGCTGGTTGACGAAGATTATACGCTGACGGGCCTGATTACGATCAAAGACATCGACATGCAGAAACGGTTCCCAGCCGCTTGTAAAGATCGGCAAGGACGCTTGCGTGTCGGCGCTGCGATTGGCGTGCAGGACTATGACCGGGCGGAAAGCCTAATCACCAAGGCGGTGGACGTGCTGGTAGTCGATAGTGCGCATGGCCATTCGACCAACGTCATCGAAACGGTTCGGACTATTAAAAGACGGTGGGACATCGACGTGGTCGCCGGCAATGTCGCGACGCGCGAAGGATGCGCCGATTTGATCAGGGCCGGAGCCGACGCGGTCAAAGTAGGCATCGGCCCCGGTTCGATCTGCACGACCCGCGTAATTTCGGGTGTCGGCGTGCCGCAGATTACCGCGATCATGGAAGCCGCTAGTGCGGCAATCGAGGCTCGCGTGCCGATCATCGCCGACGGCGGAATTCGTTACTCAGGAGACATAACCAAAGCCATCGCGGCCGGAGCCAGTGTGGTGATGATCGGCGGGCTTTTTGCGGGCGTATCGGAGAGCCCCGGTCAGCAGATCTTGTTTCAGGGAAGAACTTTCAAGGTCTACCGAGGCATGGGTTCCTTGGGCGCCATGGTCAAAGGATCGAGCGAACGATATCGGCAAGGCGGCGACCGAGCGCCGAGCAAGCTGGTTCCCGAAGGGGTCGAAGGTCGCGTGCCGTTCAAAGGCCCATTGAGTTCCTTTGTGTATCAACTCGTCGGTGGATTGAAAGCCGGCATGGGCTACCTAGGCACGCGGAACATCGAACAGTTGCGGGCGGAAGCGAAATTTATTCAGGTTTCGCACGCCAGCGTGCGCGAAAGCCACCCTCACGACATCGCAATTACCCAGGAAGCACCCAATTACAGCGCGGAGTATAAGGATGAACTCGACTAA